From Candidatus Acetothermia bacterium:
CACCCCCGGCTGGCGGTCGTTCGTCGTGGCCAAGAACAGCTCAGGTCCGTTTGGATCTGCCTTGCGTACGCCCTCCTCGCTTTGGTACCCCGCGTCTGCCACCCTTGCCACCCTCCCCCTCACTCCCGCCGTGGCCAGCTCCTCGGCCACTTTCCCTGGCATCGGGTGCAGTTGGTGAACATCGTTCTGATCTTGAGTGACCTCGGCCGCCACGATGACCTGGTCCTTCGTCACCATCACCTGGGCGTTGTACCCCTGCACGTACCCGGTCCGGGTCTTCATGATTCGGCTCTCAGGATCCGTTAGGTTGGCCTTGGCTTCTCTGCGGGGCGTGGGGTCCGGAGCCTTCGGCTTCCGCCCTCGCCTGGTCTTGCCGGTGACCTCCTGCTCGCGCTCTCGCGCCTCCGTCCCGTCCAGCACCACCACCCCGACCTTCACCAGCCCCGCCCGAACACACAGGTGCAACACCTCGGTGAACAGCTTCCCGATCTCTTCCGTAAACTCCTGCCGGAACCGGGCGATCGTGGTGTGGTCCGGCCGCTGGTTCGCCGTGATCACCCGGAACGACACACGGTCCTCACACGCCCGCTCGATCTCCCGGGAGGAGCGCACTCCTAGGCTGTACGCGTACACAAGCAGCGCCACCATCATCCGCGGCTCGTACGCCGCCCGGCCCCACCCATCCTCGCGGTACTTACGCTTGAAGTTGTAGCCCATCGCTCCCCCAATCAGCCCGGTTGTCCGTACCCTACCACCATTCGCTCTCTCAGGCTAACAAGGGTTTGCGCAACAGGCTCTTCAGTGCCCTCTGCTCATGTTGCCTGAACGTACTGACCTGGTGCGCGAAAGCACACAAGACGGGGTTTGGAATACCCCCGAAAATGTGACACCAATCGGGCTCACCGGCCCGCTCACCAATCCTGTAAGCCAACCCTCTATTCACACTCTGCAGCGCCAGCTCAGCGATATCTTCGTGGGTAGACAACATGCTCCAGGCATAGCCAGGGCTTTCGCACGGGATTGCAAGAAGCGCTGCACACGCTACCGCGAGTCTGCTGCCCCTTCTAGTCGGCATCGCCTCCGCCTGACTTGCTCCGTACCGATTCCACGCCCGCCTTCACTGCCCTCTCTTCGGCTGGAAGGGCCAGCCCCCCGTGCGCTACTTGACGACGCGGGGACGGTCATCCCCTGCCCCCCGGTCAACCGGGCACACATGCCCTCCCAGGACCGCAGCACGGCACGACCGGCACGGCCAGAAACCGACCCCGCTACAACCTCAGGTACAGGGTGGCAGAGGCGGAGAGGGGTGCCGGCGTCAGGGCGAGCTTGAGGTCGAGGAAGTCGAGGAGCCTCAGCCAGGCCCCGACCGCTAAGCTCACCGGGCTGAAGCCGACTTCGCCCACGACCTTCAAGTTGGGAAAGAAGTCTAGGTCGGCAATCGCGTAGGGGCGGATGTAGACCCCCTGGTTGTTGTCCCAACCCAGAGCAGTACCACCATGCAGGCTCACCGGGTCGATCCGGATGCTGAGCACTCCGCCAATTTGCATGTACCTGAACTCGATCCCCATTCCGACATCGTGGAAGCTGGCCGCGAACGGTACCGCCAGGTCAACGTCCGATCCAAGGGAGAGCCGCAGCTTGGCAGACGCGCTGTAGGTCATGTACGCCGGGGGTGGCCCGGCCTGCCGACCATACGAGAGGGCTATTCCGAACTGCAGGAAGCCACCGATGCCCACGCCGAGCCCGGCTTTGGTCTCCCAGTAGCTTGGGGAGGTGACGGGTAGGCCCACGCCGAGGTGAGTCTCCCACTCCCCGCCGCGCAGCGTGTAGGCCGTGGGGCGGTGGACGCCGGTAGTCGGAGGGCGCTCCCGGAACGATGCCGCGCCGCCGGTTACCGTCACGGCAACCAAGAGCAGAACCGCCGCTCTTCGCGCCACCCGCGTATGTCCTATCTCCCTCATGCCTGCCTCACCCCCGCGCGTTCCTCAGTTCTCCCACTTCAGGCTCACGTCGTCGATACGGAAGACCGTAGGCCGTGTTTCGTCCGTCCAGACAACGAACGCAAACCGCACCGACTGCCCCGGGAGTCCGGGATTCAGCGGGACCGTCTGCGTTACGAACCGGTAGTCACCTCGGTAGGTTTGTGCAGTATTGGACAGCTCTCCAATCAGCCCAACGATCTCCGTCCCCGTGGCGTCAACGAGAACAATCAGCATTCGATCCAGGGGCGCCGTATCCCGGGGTTCCTCGGACGTAATGTTGTGCCAGAAGCTCACGGTGAGTCTCGTCGCACCGCCAGGGATCGTTATCACTTGGTATAGCATCCCTTCGGCGGTGTTCTTCGGCCTCCCGCTGAGGTCGACCCCACCCATCGCGTATCCGGGCTGTGTGCGGTAGTCAGGGAAAGAGCTGGGATTGGCCCCCACCCAGAAGTCCCCCACCACTCCCCAATTGACACCGCCTTCTGAGAAGCTCCCATTCTGCAGAAGCTCCTGCGGAACGAACAGCTCATCCCAGGAGCAGCCCGTA
This genomic window contains:
- a CDS encoding transposase, with protein sequence MGYNFKRKYREDGWGRAAYEPRMMVALLVYAYSLGVRSSREIERACEDRVSFRVITANQRPDHTTIARFRQEFTEEIGKLFTEVLHLCVRAGLVKVGVVVLDGTEAREREQEVTGKTRRGRKPKAPDPTPRREAKANLTDPESRIMKTRTGYVQGYNAQVMVTKDQVIVAAEVTQDQNDVHQLHPMPGKVAEELATAGVRGRVARVADAGYQSEEGVRKADPNGPELFLATTNDRQPGV